A single Defluviitalea saccharophila DNA region contains:
- a CDS encoding metallophosphoesterase, translating to MKRKKVLFFIIIICICTWVFLHFENNFITITKITVKSPKLPDAFDGCKIVHLSDLHSKEFGKGQKNLVKKIEDAQPDLIVFTGDLIDSRHFDAEVSLELIRQIVKIAPTYFVTGNHERWSGNFDALEKVLKENGIHVLRNTCDRIGKDKDGIYITGIDDPVSTQAIYEETKVVENEIKQALKEIKENDVFKILLAHRPEMLPLYSEYGFDLVLSGHAHGGQVRLPFIGGLIAPNQGFFPEYTSGEYKRGNCTMIVSRGLGNSIIFQRLFNHPEIVVLTLSKGK from the coding sequence ATGAAGAGAAAAAAAGTCTTGTTTTTTATTATTATTATATGTATTTGCACATGGGTATTTTTGCATTTTGAAAACAATTTCATAACTATTACAAAAATCACTGTTAAATCTCCTAAATTGCCTGATGCTTTTGATGGATGCAAAATAGTTCATTTGTCAGATTTGCACAGCAAGGAGTTTGGTAAAGGGCAGAAGAACCTTGTTAAGAAAATTGAAGATGCACAACCAGACTTAATTGTGTTTACAGGGGATTTGATTGACAGCAGGCATTTTGACGCAGAGGTTAGTTTGGAACTGATAAGACAGATTGTAAAAATTGCCCCGACCTATTTTGTGACAGGAAATCATGAAAGGTGGTCAGGAAACTTTGATGCTCTGGAAAAAGTCCTAAAAGAAAATGGGATTCATGTTTTACGAAATACCTGTGATAGAATAGGCAAAGATAAAGATGGGATTTATATTACGGGAATAGATGACCCTGTGTCAACTCAAGCAATATATGAGGAAACAAAAGTAGTTGAAAATGAAATTAAGCAAGCGCTAAAGGAAATAAAAGAAAACGATGTATTCAAGATTCTTTTAGCCCATAGACCCGAGATGCTTCCATTATATAGTGAGTATGGATTCGATTTAGTTTTATCTGGACATGCTCACGGCGGACAGGTAAGACTTCCATTTATAGGAGGATTAATTGCGCCGAATCAGGGATTTTTCCCAGAATATACATCAGGAGAATACAAAAGAGGGAACTGCACTATGATTGTAAGCAGGGGACTTGGAAACAGCATTATTTTCCAAAGGCTTTTCAATCATCCCGAAATAGTTGTTTTGACGCTGTCAAAAGGAAAGTAA
- a CDS encoding MerR family transcriptional regulator produces MLIKDVCRECKLTKKAVEYYEQQGLISPRVEDNGYRNYSDEDISVLKEIGVLRKLGISIAEIKDILASTNKAAALAKCKYKMDLEVEKSMAKKKCLEQLIKDYDIEQAITYIEEDIEKHFTIKEKLLQAFPGGYGMYLCVHFGQFLNGRIDNEEKERAYNKIVDYLDEIQEIEFPKELEEFLQQGLGQMEEADMQRINSSIIDSVNNIDMYLEENKEDIEKYLEYRNSDEYKKSPVCKIQQLLLKFQQESGYYDIFIENLKILSDSYREYFGKLQAANKAFIDKYSQFDNIYKV; encoded by the coding sequence ATGTTAATTAAAGATGTATGTAGAGAATGTAAATTGACGAAGAAAGCAGTTGAGTATTATGAACAGCAGGGATTGATATCTCCAAGGGTAGAGGATAATGGTTATCGAAATTACAGTGATGAAGATATTTCTGTATTAAAAGAAATTGGAGTTTTAAGGAAATTAGGCATCAGCATTGCTGAAATCAAAGATATTCTTGCAAGTACAAATAAAGCCGCTGCTCTGGCAAAGTGCAAATATAAAATGGATTTAGAAGTTGAAAAATCAATGGCTAAGAAAAAATGCCTGGAACAGTTAATAAAAGACTATGACATTGAGCAGGCAATTACCTATATTGAAGAAGACATTGAGAAGCATTTTACAATCAAAGAGAAACTGCTGCAAGCATTTCCAGGAGGTTATGGAATGTATCTATGCGTACATTTTGGACAGTTTCTTAATGGGAGAATTGATAATGAGGAAAAAGAAAGGGCATATAATAAAATTGTTGATTATTTGGATGAAATTCAAGAAATAGAATTTCCCAAAGAACTGGAAGAATTTTTGCAGCAGGGTCTTGGACAGATGGAAGAAGCAGATATGCAGAGAATTAATTCATCTATAATAGATTCAGTAAACAATATAGATATGTATTTAGAAGAAAATAAAGAAGACATTGAAAAATATTTGGAATACAGAAACTCAGATGAATATAAAAAATCACCAGTCTGTAAAATACAGCAATTATTATTGAAATTTCAGCAAGAGAGCGGATATTACGATATATTTATTGAAAATTTAAAAATATTGAGCGACTCATATAGGGAGTATTTTGGAAA
- the glmS gene encoding glutamine--fructose-6-phosphate transaminase (isomerizing): MCGIVGYIGEQEASPILVDGLKKLEYRGYDSAGIAVYNGSCIDVMKTKGRLKDLEEKLEGRAVKGTAGIGHTRWATHGAPSDENSHPHSNGDETISVVHNGIIENYMELKEELISNGYVFLSETDTEVAVHLLDYYYKGDPIDAVIKVMNKIEGSYALGILFKDYPDQLIAVRKDSPLIVGLGKGENYIASDIPAILQYTRDVYFLEDGELAILTRDEVKIINKDKEQVDKEVFKVTWDVAAAEKGGYDHFMLKEIFEQAKVVKDTLMPRLPEDQNRIVLDDIKLSKKELENINKIYIVACGTAYYAGIVGKYLLERIARVPVVAEVASEFRYRDPVIDENTLMIVLSQSGETADTLAALRLAKQGGARVIAIVNVVGSSIAREADDILYTWAGPEIAVASTKAYSAQLAAMYLLTCHIALELGRMNEEEFKELRDELYQLPRKVNRVLNKAERIKRLADKYVNSKNVFYVGRGLDYMVSMEGSLKLKEVAYVHSEPYAAGELKHGPIALIEDTTLVVGIVTQAELYDKTVSNLKEVKARNGKVLAIAVKGNTEIEKVVDDVIYIPQTHWMFSSILANIPQQLFAYYVSTALGHDVDKPRNLAKSVTVE; encoded by the coding sequence ATGTGCGGTATTGTAGGATATATTGGAGAACAAGAAGCATCACCAATACTGGTAGATGGCTTAAAGAAGCTAGAATATAGAGGATATGATTCAGCAGGAATTGCTGTTTATAATGGTTCATGTATAGATGTTATGAAAACTAAAGGAAGACTTAAAGACCTTGAAGAAAAACTTGAAGGCAGAGCTGTAAAGGGAACTGCAGGGATAGGCCATACAAGATGGGCGACCCACGGAGCACCTTCTGATGAAAATTCCCATCCTCATTCCAATGGAGATGAAACAATCTCTGTTGTTCATAATGGAATCATAGAAAACTATATGGAATTAAAAGAGGAATTAATCAGCAATGGTTATGTATTTTTATCTGAAACCGATACAGAAGTAGCCGTTCATCTTTTAGATTATTACTACAAAGGCGACCCCATCGATGCGGTAATTAAAGTAATGAATAAAATAGAAGGATCCTATGCTTTAGGAATTTTATTTAAAGACTACCCAGATCAATTGATTGCTGTTAGAAAAGACAGTCCGCTTATTGTAGGATTGGGCAAGGGAGAAAATTATATTGCTTCCGATATACCGGCAATTCTTCAATATACCAGAGACGTATATTTCTTAGAAGATGGAGAACTAGCCATTTTAACAAGAGATGAAGTTAAGATTATCAATAAAGATAAAGAACAAGTGGATAAAGAAGTATTTAAAGTAACCTGGGATGTAGCTGCCGCAGAAAAGGGCGGTTATGATCACTTTATGTTAAAGGAAATCTTTGAGCAGGCTAAAGTAGTAAAAGATACTTTAATGCCAAGACTTCCAGAAGATCAAAACAGAATTGTTTTAGACGATATTAAACTGTCTAAAAAAGAGTTAGAGAATATTAATAAAATTTACATCGTTGCCTGTGGAACCGCATATTATGCAGGGATTGTAGGTAAATATCTCTTAGAAAGAATCGCAAGAGTACCTGTTGTTGCAGAAGTGGCTTCAGAATTCAGATACAGAGATCCTGTAATCGATGAAAACACCCTTATGATCGTGCTTTCACAATCCGGAGAAACAGCAGATACCTTAGCAGCCCTTCGTTTGGCAAAACAAGGGGGAGCAAGAGTTATTGCCATTGTTAACGTTGTTGGAAGCTCCATCGCAAGAGAGGCTGATGATATCCTTTATACCTGGGCAGGGCCAGAAATCGCAGTAGCTTCTACTAAGGCTTATTCTGCACAGCTTGCTGCCATGTATCTTCTAACTTGCCACATTGCTCTTGAGTTAGGCAGAATGAACGAAGAAGAGTTCAAAGAATTAAGAGATGAACTCTATCAATTGCCAAGAAAAGTGAATAGAGTATTAAATAAAGCAGAAAGAATCAAAAGATTAGCGGATAAATATGTTAACTCTAAAAATGTATTCTATGTAGGTAGAGGCCTTGACTATATGGTATCTATGGAAGGCTCCCTTAAGCTTAAAGAAGTAGCTTATGTTCATAGTGAACCTTATGCGGCAGGAGAATTAAAACATGGTCCAATCGCATTAATTGAAGACACTACCCTTGTTGTAGGCATAGTAACTCAAGCAGAATTATACGATAAAACAGTAAGCAATCTAAAAGAAGTAAAAGCAAGAAACGGTAAAGTCCTTGCCATCGCCGTTAAAGGCAATACAGAAATCGAAAAAGTGGTAGACGATGTAATCTACATTCCACAAACCCATTGGATGTTCTCATCCATCCTGGCAAACATTCCTCAACAACTCTTTGCATATTACGTTTCAACAGCCTTAGGTCATGACGTAGATAAACCAAGAAACTTAGCAAAGTCGGTAACTGTGGAATAA
- a CDS encoding DUF6438 domain-containing protein, whose amino-acid sequence MFEYIKLQRTMCFGTCPVYSVTVDNEGNVNYSGEMFVYKSGEHHWKIPMKKVEQLNGLIEDFGFKSFIYEPGNEFITDQPSCITTIKYSDGETKEINHYYGHVLIDDSLTAFENKIERIIGTKKYVNPKLYIYLVEEKISESSIRYMVISASEKEAISLVEKECTRQEALKWKAMKIGVAIDDYYEPLILMRDFKVRNGNL is encoded by the coding sequence ATGTTTGAATACATAAAATTGCAAAGGACAATGTGTTTTGGGACTTGCCCCGTTTATAGTGTAACAGTGGATAATGAGGGCAATGTAAATTATAGTGGAGAAATGTTTGTATATAAGAGCGGAGAGCATCATTGGAAGATACCAATGAAAAAAGTAGAACAATTAAATGGCTTGATTGAGGATTTTGGGTTTAAGTCTTTTATATATGAACCAGGGAATGAGTTCATTACCGACCAGCCTTCTTGTATTACCACAATAAAATATTCAGATGGAGAAACTAAAGAAATTAATCACTATTACGGACATGTTTTGATAGATGATAGCCTGACAGCATTTGAAAATAAGATAGAGAGAATAATAGGCACTAAAAAATATGTAAATCCAAAATTGTACATATACCTAGTTGAAGAAAAAATTTCAGAGTCATCAATCAGATACATGGTTATTTCTGCTTCGGAAAAAGAAGCAATATCTTTAGTGGAAAAAGAATGTACTAGACAAGAAGCATTAAAATGGAAAGCCATGAAGATTGGTGTTGCTATAGATGATTATTATGAACCGTTAATACTTATGAGAGATTTTAAAGTACGTAATGGGAATTTATAG
- a CDS encoding LysE family transporter, translated as MVLWGIFVSAFLIGFSGAMMPGPMLGVTIDGSLKKGWTAGPLTVLGHGILELILIIIMTFGLKDFFSNPTVAGFIGLFGGAFLAWMGYGMIKSSINKSVSLENQGAGNSAGMRNLVLAGALVSATNPYFILWWASTGMESIRQSYTSGLIGVFFFFIGHVLSDFVWYSAISTAFSRGKKLISDVVYRWIILLLGIFITAFSIYSISSGWKMLQTL; from the coding sequence ATGGTTTTGTGGGGAATTTTTGTTAGTGCTTTTTTAATAGGCTTTTCAGGAGCAATGATGCCTGGGCCTATGCTGGGGGTCACGATTGACGGCAGTCTTAAAAAAGGGTGGACAGCAGGACCTTTGACAGTATTAGGACACGGAATCCTGGAACTTATATTAATTATCATCATGACATTCGGGCTTAAAGATTTCTTCTCTAATCCGACAGTTGCAGGATTTATCGGATTATTTGGTGGTGCTTTTCTTGCATGGATGGGGTATGGAATGATAAAGTCCAGTATAAATAAGTCGGTTTCTTTAGAGAATCAAGGAGCAGGGAATAGTGCAGGCATGAGAAATCTTGTATTGGCGGGAGCACTTGTAAGCGCTACTAATCCCTACTTCATTCTCTGGTGGGCGTCAACGGGGATGGAATCAATACGCCAGTCTTATACTTCAGGTTTAATTGGTGTATTTTTCTTTTTCATCGGACATGTTTTATCCGACTTTGTATGGTATTCAGCAATTTCCACGGCATTTTCCAGAGGCAAGAAACTGATAAGTGATGTAGTGTATCGCTGGATTATTTTGTTGTTAGGTATATTTATTACAGCATTTTCAATCTATTCTATAAGCAGCGGATGGAAGATGCTTCAAACTCTATGA
- a CDS encoding TfoX/Sxy family protein has translation MIKLSDMPNIGKELEKQLKKAGVETPGQLIELGSKEAFLRIRTIDSSACINRLYAFEGAIRNIRWHYLSQDIKDELKAFYLSLNVK, from the coding sequence ATGATTAAATTAAGCGATATGCCGAATATAGGCAAAGAATTAGAAAAGCAATTAAAAAAAGCAGGAGTGGAAACGCCTGGACAGTTAATAGAATTAGGAAGTAAAGAAGCATTTCTGCGGATTAGAACTATTGATAGTAGTGCTTGCATAAACAGGTTGTATGCCTTTGAAGGTGCTATACGAAATATAAGATGGCATTATTTATCACAGGATATCAAGGATGAATTGAAAGCATTTTATTTATCGTTAAATGTCAAATAA